A genome region from Sphingobium sp. WTD-1 includes the following:
- a CDS encoding ImmA/IrrE family metallo-endopeptidase — MDLDACRTPATIVAEILRQVPDLPVPVPIEELAAAVDITDIRRLETPNFEGGLITQPERRDGMILVNSTGSAQRQRYTIGHELGHYLMVSHQPATAGGAFMCSSSDMTVRKADRDNRAARMEAEANRFSANMLMPLARFRPDMEALGSPDLDSIFALAIRYDMSREATSIHYTSHHDEACAIVLSKDGIVRRIYRPSRFPFIDAPINRPLPTPSCAARFNPSKSGWGELDGGVWLGRQLGAAIGLREQVHRASGGWTYSLLVLEEASHDSSEDAEESDLEDVFDRFSRRGGSDR, encoded by the coding sequence ATGGACCTCGACGCATGCAGGACGCCAGCAACGATCGTTGCTGAAATTCTCCGTCAAGTACCCGACCTGCCGGTCCCCGTCCCAATCGAGGAATTGGCCGCCGCCGTGGACATTACCGACATTCGTCGATTGGAAACTCCGAACTTCGAGGGAGGTCTCATAACGCAACCTGAGCGTCGTGATGGTATGATCCTCGTCAATTCGACCGGCTCGGCCCAGCGGCAGAGATATACGATCGGGCACGAGCTCGGACATTACCTCATGGTGTCGCATCAACCCGCCACTGCGGGCGGCGCGTTTATGTGCTCGAGTTCTGACATGACGGTTCGAAAAGCTGATCGGGATAACAGAGCTGCTCGCATGGAGGCCGAAGCAAACCGGTTCAGTGCCAATATGCTCATGCCGCTGGCGCGCTTTCGTCCCGATATGGAAGCGTTGGGCTCGCCAGACCTCGACAGCATCTTCGCCCTTGCGATCCGCTACGACATGAGCCGGGAAGCGACCTCCATTCACTACACCAGTCATCACGACGAGGCATGCGCGATTGTACTGTCTAAAGATGGCATTGTTCGTCGAATCTACCGGCCGTCGCGCTTCCCGTTCATAGACGCGCCGATCAACAGACCCTTGCCGACACCATCCTGTGCGGCACGGTTCAACCCCTCGAAATCGGGTTGGGGTGAACTCGATGGCGGCGTCTGGCTTGGAAGACAGCTCGGTGCTGCGATAGGCCTTAGAGAGCAGGTTCATCGCGCGAGCGGAGGTTGGACTTACTCGCTTCTGGTACTCGAGGAGGCGAGCCACGATAGCTCCGAAGATGCGGAGGAGAGCGACCTGGAAGACGTGTTTGATCGCTTTTCCAGGCGGGGCGGTAGCGACCGCTGA
- a CDS encoding glycoside hydrolase 43 family protein: protein MPLQSGMLTSLLCAASLICGSGAAAKTISSASTYANPILYADYSDPDVIRVGQDYYMVASSFHFSPGIPILHSRDLVHWSILRHVLPRLPFAPEYDMPGPHSLTDAISKPIGGTRYAGGVWAPSIRHHAGLFYVYWATPDEGIFMATASKAEGPWSAPVKVIDQPMLEDPCPFWDDDGQAWLVHSRHGAGPLILHRMSADGKSVLDGGTVIVEDKQKLPILEGPKFYKRNGYYYIFAPYGGVEKGAQVALRARDIRGPYEAKTVLAQGSSALQGPHQGGWVETPSGQGWFIHFNSSGAFGRITYLEPLKWVDDWPVIGDLRPGSDVGQPVEHHAMPDTGSPARTDRLQDTDAFGSAQLGPQWEWNHNPDDRAWSLTARPGFLRLHALPADHLVTARNTLTQILQGPSSRITTRIEIGRMTDGQRAGLTLFGVKPSWIGIVRQSGRMHLTLASAGEETTGPALTGSSVELRAEVGADQTVRYSYSLDGRAFLPFGDAIGLARFSWWKGSRPGLFTFNRSGADGSIDVDWVRVDHPAPVAP, encoded by the coding sequence ATGCCGCTTCAAAGCGGAATGCTGACAAGCCTGTTGTGTGCTGCCTCTCTGATCTGCGGGTCTGGCGCCGCGGCGAAGACGATTTCGTCCGCATCGACTTACGCCAACCCCATTCTCTACGCCGATTATTCCGACCCCGACGTCATCCGCGTCGGACAAGATTATTATATGGTGGCGTCGAGCTTTCATTTCTCGCCCGGCATCCCGATCCTCCATTCCCGCGACCTGGTCCACTGGTCGATCCTTCGCCATGTCTTGCCGCGCCTGCCGTTCGCGCCCGAATATGACATGCCCGGCCCCCACAGCCTGACCGACGCGATTTCCAAGCCGATCGGCGGCACCCGCTATGCCGGCGGCGTCTGGGCGCCTTCGATCCGCCATCATGCCGGCCTGTTCTACGTCTATTGGGCGACGCCGGACGAGGGCATCTTCATGGCCACCGCCAGCAAGGCGGAAGGCCCCTGGAGCGCGCCGGTCAAGGTGATCGACCAGCCGATGCTGGAAGACCCCTGCCCCTTCTGGGACGATGATGGCCAGGCCTGGCTGGTCCATTCCCGCCATGGCGCCGGGCCATTGATCCTCCATCGTATGAGCGCGGACGGCAAGAGCGTGCTCGATGGGGGAACGGTGATCGTCGAGGACAAGCAGAAGCTGCCGATCCTCGAAGGCCCCAAATTCTACAAACGCAACGGCTATTATTATATCTTCGCGCCCTATGGCGGCGTGGAGAAGGGCGCGCAGGTCGCCCTGCGCGCGCGCGATATTCGTGGCCCCTATGAAGCGAAAACCGTGCTGGCGCAGGGCAGCAGCGCGCTGCAGGGGCCGCATCAGGGCGGCTGGGTCGAAACGCCGTCGGGCCAGGGCTGGTTCATCCACTTCAACAGCAGCGGCGCCTTTGGCCGCATCACCTATCTGGAACCGCTCAAATGGGTCGATGACTGGCCGGTGATCGGCGACCTGCGCCCTGGCAGTGATGTCGGCCAGCCGGTCGAGCACCATGCCATGCCGGACACGGGATCGCCCGCACGCACGGATCGGCTCCAGGACACGGACGCATTCGGCAGCGCGCAACTGGGGCCACAATGGGAATGGAACCATAACCCGGACGACCGTGCCTGGAGCCTCACGGCACGCCCCGGTTTCCTCCGTCTCCACGCCCTGCCCGCCGACCATCTGGTAACCGCCCGCAACACGCTGACCCAGATATTGCAGGGGCCGAGCAGCCGGATCACGACCCGGATCGAGATCGGCCGGATGACCGATGGCCAGCGGGCGGGGCTTACTCTGTTCGGCGTGAAGCCTAGCTGGATCGGCATCGTCCGGCAGAGTGGAAGGATGCACCTGACCCTGGCGTCGGCCGGGGAGGAAACCACCGGCCCTGCCCTCACCGGCTCCTCCGTCGAATTGCGGGCGGAGGTCGGCGCAGACCAGACGGTCCGCTACAGTTACAGTCTCGACGGCCGCGCCTTCCTGCCGTTCGGCGATGCCATTGGCCTTGCCCGTTTCTCCTGGTGGAAAGGCTCACGACCGGGCCTGTTCACCTTCAACCGCAGCGGCGCGGATGGATCGATCGACGTGGACTGGGTCCGGGTCGATCATCCCGCGCCGGTCGCGCCTTAA
- a CDS encoding glycoside hydrolase family 28 protein, giving the protein MGFDRRSFLQGGAWAGMAGIAQPAFAASGASLGSAAGAVGGIVDVRRFGAKGDGTAIDSGAINKAIDHVAGLGGGTVYFPAGSYASYTIRMKSRVTLFLADGAVLLAAAPTGAHGYDHAEPIGEWGAYQDFGHSHWRNSLIWGEGLNDIAILGPGLIWGKGLGRGDGKDNWLKDPTGPGTGNKAIALKNCRNVLLRDIRILEGGWFALLATGVDNLTIDNVLVDTNRDGFDIDCCRNVRISNCTVNSPWDDGICPKSSYALGHPRITENLTISDCFVTGNYEVGSVLDGSWRKMPPSFAPKIHGRIKFGTESNGGFRNITISNCIFEDSRGLAFETVDGAVVEDVTVSNITMRGIIDAPLFLRLGKRMRGPAGVPIGTMKRILIQNVVSSGANMLPSVIAGLVDHPIEDVSIADCHFQHVGGAPTAMAKVRPPEAELAYPEATMFGDLPATGFFVRHARNIRFSNVEVAVAAPDPRAAFRLEDVQDADFVGLRAPRGTTWSLDRVTGFRSSGARWIADRRSDGPLSGDF; this is encoded by the coding sequence ATGGGTTTTGACCGGCGAAGCTTCCTGCAAGGCGGTGCATGGGCAGGCATGGCCGGGATCGCGCAACCGGCTTTTGCGGCCTCCGGTGCGAGCCTGGGATCGGCTGCCGGGGCCGTTGGCGGGATCGTCGATGTCCGCCGGTTCGGCGCCAAGGGCGACGGCACGGCGATCGATAGCGGCGCGATCAACAAGGCGATCGATCATGTCGCCGGGCTGGGCGGCGGCACCGTCTATTTCCCGGCCGGTTCCTATGCCAGCTACACGATCCGGATGAAGAGCCGGGTCACGCTGTTCCTGGCGGATGGCGCTGTCCTGCTGGCCGCCGCGCCAACCGGCGCGCATGGCTATGACCATGCCGAACCGATCGGGGAGTGGGGTGCTTATCAAGATTTCGGGCATAGCCATTGGCGCAACAGCCTGATCTGGGGCGAGGGGCTGAACGACATCGCCATCCTTGGTCCGGGGCTGATCTGGGGCAAGGGGCTGGGCCGGGGCGACGGCAAGGATAATTGGCTCAAGGATCCGACCGGTCCCGGCACCGGCAACAAGGCGATCGCGCTCAAAAATTGCCGCAACGTCCTGTTGCGCGACATCAGGATATTGGAGGGCGGCTGGTTCGCACTGCTCGCCACCGGGGTCGATAATCTTACCATCGACAATGTGCTGGTGGACACCAACCGCGACGGCTTCGACATTGACTGCTGCCGCAATGTGCGGATCAGCAATTGCACCGTCAATTCGCCCTGGGACGACGGCATCTGCCCCAAGAGCAGCTATGCGCTGGGCCATCCTCGCATCACCGAAAATCTCACTATTTCCGACTGTTTCGTCACCGGCAATTATGAAGTCGGGTCGGTGCTGGATGGTAGCTGGCGCAAGATGCCGCCGTCCTTTGCGCCCAAGATCCACGGACGCATCAAGTTCGGCACCGAATCCAATGGTGGCTTCCGCAACATCACCATCAGCAACTGCATCTTCGAGGATAGCCGGGGGCTGGCGTTCGAGACGGTCGATGGCGCAGTGGTCGAGGATGTGACGGTCAGCAATATCACCATGCGGGGCATTATCGACGCGCCGCTGTTCCTGCGGCTGGGCAAGCGGATGCGCGGGCCTGCGGGCGTACCGATCGGCACGATGAAGCGCATCCTGATCCAGAATGTGGTGAGTTCGGGCGCCAATATGCTGCCATCGGTGATTGCGGGGCTGGTCGATCATCCGATCGAGGATGTCTCCATTGCCGACTGTCATTTCCAGCATGTCGGTGGTGCGCCGACGGCGATGGCCAAGGTGCGTCCGCCCGAGGCCGAACTGGCTTATCCCGAGGCGACGATGTTTGGCGATCTGCCCGCCACCGGTTTCTTCGTCCGCCACGCGCGCAATATCCGCTTCAGCAATGTCGAGGTGGCGGTGGCCGCGCCCGATCCGCGTGCAGCCTTCCGGCTGGAGGATGTGCAGGACGCCGACTTTGTCGGCCTGCGCGCGCCACGCGGCACGACCTGGTCGCTTGACCGGGTCACCGGCTTTCGCAGCAGTGGGGCGCGCTGGATCGCGGACCGCCGGAGCGACGGCCCGCTGTCCGGTGACTTTTAG
- a CDS encoding M48 family metallopeptidase codes for MAVAFMAPAAIGQSKIAPPPPPYTGAYQPQGVDEIGLWREGDEDERILANSPIVLRDEALNAYVKGVLCATVGDDRCRSVRLYILRVPLFNASMAPNGTMRVYSGLLLRVRNEAELATVLGHEFGHFEQRHTLADWKARRSSSDLLSWAAVLALLGNTYQSYSNFDSLQLSVYGRLSHFNRDQEREADALGLGYLNHSALRPQSASVVWQNLMAEQEASALVRGVRKPDFNKVAFFASHPPSGERAATLAAFADPAGAERDDGIARYAAALAPWLPTFLDDQIKLNDFGASDYIISSLAQNGWTAPLLVARGDLYRARGNPRDLAQAAEFYGKAVEMDAGLPEAQRGLGLSLFKTGRRTEGQTALRRYLELKPNASDAAMINMLAPAAGGQ; via the coding sequence ATGGCTGTGGCGTTCATGGCGCCTGCGGCGATCGGGCAGAGCAAGATTGCGCCACCCCCTCCCCCTTATACTGGCGCCTATCAGCCGCAGGGGGTAGATGAGATCGGGCTCTGGCGCGAAGGAGATGAGGACGAACGCATCCTCGCAAATTCTCCGATCGTGCTTCGGGACGAAGCGCTCAACGCCTATGTCAAGGGCGTCCTATGCGCGACCGTTGGGGACGATCGATGCCGATCCGTCCGTCTCTATATATTGCGGGTTCCGCTGTTCAACGCGTCGATGGCGCCGAATGGCACGATGCGGGTGTATAGCGGCCTACTGCTTCGCGTCCGCAACGAGGCCGAGCTCGCCACTGTGTTAGGCCATGAGTTTGGTCACTTCGAACAACGGCACACATTGGCCGATTGGAAAGCAAGAAGATCCAGCAGCGATTTGCTGAGCTGGGCGGCCGTCCTGGCGCTGCTGGGCAACACATATCAGTCATATTCCAATTTCGATAGTTTGCAGCTGTCGGTTTATGGCCGCCTTTCTCATTTCAACCGCGATCAGGAGCGTGAGGCTGATGCTTTGGGGCTGGGTTATCTCAATCACAGCGCCTTGCGTCCTCAGTCTGCATCTGTGGTCTGGCAAAATCTGATGGCAGAACAGGAAGCCTCGGCGCTGGTACGGGGCGTCAGGAAGCCTGACTTCAATAAAGTTGCCTTCTTTGCATCCCATCCTCCTAGTGGCGAACGCGCCGCTACCCTGGCAGCGTTTGCCGATCCGGCGGGCGCTGAACGGGACGATGGAATTGCACGCTACGCAGCAGCTTTGGCGCCCTGGCTACCCACCTTTCTGGACGATCAGATCAAGCTGAATGATTTTGGCGCAAGCGACTATATCATATCGTCGCTTGCGCAAAATGGTTGGACCGCACCGCTCCTGGTGGCTCGCGGCGATCTTTACCGGGCGCGCGGCAACCCGCGTGATCTGGCGCAAGCTGCAGAATTTTACGGCAAAGCGGTCGAGATGGATGCCGGATTGCCCGAAGCGCAGCGCGGACTAGGCTTATCTCTCTTCAAGACTGGCCGTCGCACGGAAGGGCAGACCGCCTTACGCCGCTATCTCGAACTCAAACCAAATGCATCGGATGCCGCCATGATCAACATGCTGGCACCCGCCGCCGGGGGGCAATGA
- a CDS encoding endo-1,4-beta-xylanase, with amino-acid sequence MNRVIDRRSLIAGAATLALPVPAWARSVNSLATLGSAKGIRFGSTVGKDNFADPRYRALNAAQCALVVPENEMKWSITRPDPQHFDFRAADRIVDWAGANGLGVRGHTLLWHSERWMPQWVAEHDYGPNPRAEAERLLTDHVATVAGRYADRIDSFDVVNEAIDSETGALRDTALSRHIGAFETIDIAFRTARAAAPKAQLVYNDYMGWRADEGVHRDAVLRLLEQMRKRGTPIDALGIQSHLGSKFSDTPTGLGSLDEPAFRRFLDQVTGMGLDLLVTEMDVHDNPLPGAIGPRDAQVAAHAKAYLDLMLSYPQTKTVMCWGLSDRYSWLSGMRLRPDGMAKRPCPFDADFRPKPFRDAIAAAFAAAPDRRG; translated from the coding sequence GTGAACCGGGTGATCGACCGCCGCAGCCTGATCGCGGGCGCCGCGACCCTGGCCCTGCCGGTTCCTGCCTGGGCAAGATCAGTAAACTCCCTCGCCACGCTGGGCTCCGCCAAGGGCATCCGCTTCGGCAGCACGGTCGGCAAGGATAATTTCGCCGATCCCCGCTATCGCGCGCTCAATGCCGCACAATGCGCACTGGTCGTGCCGGAAAATGAAATGAAATGGTCGATCACGCGTCCCGATCCGCAGCACTTCGACTTTCGCGCGGCCGACCGGATCGTGGATTGGGCAGGAGCCAACGGCCTTGGCGTGCGCGGTCACACCTTGTTGTGGCACAGCGAGCGATGGATGCCGCAATGGGTGGCGGAGCATGATTATGGGCCCAATCCCAGGGCGGAGGCGGAACGGCTGCTGACCGATCATGTCGCCACGGTCGCCGGCCGCTATGCCGACCGGATCGACAGTTTCGATGTCGTCAACGAAGCGATCGATTCCGAAACCGGGGCGCTGCGCGACACCGCTTTGTCCCGGCATATCGGGGCGTTCGAGACAATCGACATCGCCTTTCGCACCGCGCGCGCGGCAGCGCCAAAGGCCCAGTTGGTCTATAATGACTATATGGGCTGGCGCGCCGACGAGGGCGTGCATCGGGATGCGGTGCTGCGCCTGCTGGAACAGATGCGCAAGCGTGGCACGCCCATCGATGCCCTTGGCATACAGAGTCACCTCGGCAGCAAGTTCAGCGATACGCCGACAGGGCTGGGATCGTTGGATGAACCCGCCTTCCGCCGCTTCCTGGATCAGGTCACCGGCATGGGCCTTGACCTGCTGGTCACGGAAATGGACGTGCATGACAATCCGCTACCCGGCGCCATCGGTCCGCGCGACGCGCAGGTCGCCGCCCATGCCAAGGCCTATCTCGACCTGATGCTATCCTATCCCCAAACGAAGACGGTGATGTGCTGGGGCCTGTCCGACCGCTATAGCTGGCTCAGCGGCATGCGGCTGCGGCCTGACGGCATGGCCAAGCGGCCCTGCCCCTTCGATGCCGATTTTCGCCCCAAACCCTTTCGCGATGCGATCGCGGCGGCCTTCGCCGCCGCACCAGACCGCAGGGGCTAA
- a CDS encoding tyrosine-type recombinase/integrase has protein sequence MGLSEFDPAARERVSWNAGRKVGAKRALKPRQIWAIRFFLDQHGRIRDRALFDLAIDSKLRGCDLVKIRISDIVCDRKIRTRATVVQQKTGRPVQFELMDDARASLLKWLELRCGSLEDFAFPSRTDHATHISTRQYARLVDEWVTGIGLPSEDYGTHSLRRTKASIIYKATGNLRAVQILLGHTKIESTVRYLGVDVEDALTLAEGTEI, from the coding sequence ATGGGATTATCAGAATTTGATCCCGCCGCCCGGGAGCGGGTATCTTGGAACGCCGGACGCAAGGTTGGCGCAAAGCGGGCGCTGAAACCCCGCCAGATTTGGGCAATCCGCTTCTTTCTCGACCAGCATGGACGCATTCGCGATCGAGCCCTCTTCGATCTAGCCATCGACAGCAAATTGCGCGGCTGCGATCTGGTGAAAATCAGGATCAGCGATATCGTTTGCGATCGGAAAATTCGAACGCGTGCGACAGTCGTTCAGCAAAAGACCGGAAGGCCAGTCCAGTTTGAGCTGATGGACGATGCTCGCGCAAGCCTGCTGAAATGGCTCGAGTTGCGCTGTGGGTCCTTGGAGGACTTTGCATTCCCCAGCCGCACCGATCACGCAACCCACATCAGCACAAGGCAATATGCGCGTCTGGTCGATGAATGGGTCACTGGAATTGGCTTGCCCAGCGAGGATTATGGGACCCACTCTCTGCGTCGGACCAAGGCATCGATCATCTATAAGGCGACCGGGAATCTCCGTGCGGTCCAGATTTTACTTGGGCACACGAAAATCGAAAGCACGGTCCGATACCTCGGAGTTGATGTGGAGGACGCTTTAACTCTCGCAGAGGGCACAGAAATCTAA
- a CDS encoding alpha-L-rhamnosidase, which yields MDRRSFLLTAASGLASAGASRMAYAEPAADAPRFNTANRLWQAAYDKALAVLAANVQVMPYVSKPVLIEGAVYQGIWQECGPHEALVYRKFRPDVARNSHMTFFELQRADGQLPANNKIVETGFGQIQMVVPIAATAWELARATGDSALLEASYRACTAWDGWLMRYRNTRGTGLVEGFCTYDTGHDNSPRWAGMPNQCPNKDARTHHPIATLPRLCPDLSATVYGGRRALVEMASALGKTSEADRWAAQADHIRGLILSKLYVPEDAAFYDLDAKGDFVRVRSDILSRVCGEHVPDQALFDTLWTRQLHNPAAFWAPYPLTSVAMDDPAFVGSIPANSWGGATQALTALRAGRWFDHYGRTAEFSQMMTPWCAALIRDMTFRQQMDPRTGAFTHAEAAGYSPAALVMVDYSWRLVGVCEEADDLHWNVRPGHEAAQATHLSMPTDAGRSATMVYLAGGADLSLAGAPIGRIEGGAARLVTDKQGKPRHLIGIEPQAQTVRLRLTGQPVRQLTLHANERVTL from the coding sequence ATGGATCGACGTTCCTTCCTGCTCACCGCCGCGAGCGGCCTTGCCAGCGCTGGCGCAAGTCGAATGGCCTATGCCGAACCGGCTGCCGATGCGCCGCGCTTCAACACCGCCAACCGGCTTTGGCAGGCGGCCTATGACAAGGCGCTGGCGGTATTGGCCGCCAATGTTCAGGTCATGCCCTATGTCAGCAAGCCGGTGCTGATCGAAGGCGCCGTCTATCAGGGCATCTGGCAGGAATGCGGGCCGCACGAGGCGTTGGTCTATCGCAAATTCCGGCCGGACGTGGCCCGTAACAGCCATATGACCTTTTTCGAATTGCAGCGGGCGGACGGCCAGTTGCCCGCCAACAACAAGATCGTCGAAACCGGCTTTGGCCAGATCCAGATGGTGGTGCCGATCGCTGCCACCGCCTGGGAACTGGCGCGAGCGACCGGCGACAGCGCGCTGCTGGAGGCCAGCTACCGCGCCTGTACGGCCTGGGATGGCTGGCTGATGCGCTATCGCAATACGCGCGGCACCGGACTGGTCGAAGGATTTTGCACCTATGATACCGGCCATGACAACAGCCCGCGCTGGGCCGGCATGCCCAACCAGTGTCCGAACAAGGACGCCCGCACCCATCACCCCATCGCTACCCTGCCCCGCCTGTGCCCGGACCTGTCCGCAACCGTTTATGGCGGGCGCAGGGCCTTGGTCGAAATGGCATCGGCTCTTGGCAAGACCAGCGAGGCCGACCGCTGGGCCGCGCAGGCCGATCATATTCGCGGCCTGATCCTCTCCAAACTCTATGTGCCGGAAGATGCGGCCTTCTACGATCTCGACGCGAAGGGCGATTTCGTGCGCGTTCGTTCCGATATTCTTTCGCGCGTCTGCGGCGAACATGTGCCCGATCAGGCGCTGTTCGACACGCTCTGGACCCGGCAACTGCATAATCCGGCCGCCTTCTGGGCGCCCTATCCGCTGACGTCGGTGGCGATGGATGACCCTGCCTTTGTCGGATCGATACCGGCCAATAGCTGGGGCGGCGCCACCCAGGCGCTGACGGCGCTGCGCGCAGGCCGCTGGTTCGACCATTATGGCCGCACCGCCGAGTTCAGCCAGATGATGACACCCTGGTGCGCAGCGCTGATCCGCGACATGACCTTCCGCCAGCAGATGGACCCGCGCACCGGTGCCTTCACCCATGCCGAGGCCGCCGGCTATTCCCCCGCCGCGCTGGTGATGGTCGATTATAGCTGGCGGCTCGTCGGCGTCTGCGAGGAAGCTGATGACCTGCACTGGAATGTCCGCCCTGGCCATGAGGCTGCGCAGGCCACCCATCTGTCGATGCCGACCGATGCGGGACGCAGCGCCACCATGGTCTATCTCGCCGGGGGCGCCGACCTCAGCCTTGCGGGCGCACCAATCGGCCGGATCGAGGGTGGGGCCGCGCGCCTCGTCACCGACAAGCAGGGCAAGCCACGCCATCTGATCGGTATCGAGCCGCAGGCCCAGACGGTCCGCCTGCGCCTGACGGGACAGCCCGTCCGCCAACTGACCCTGCACGCCAATGAACGGGTGACGCTGTGA
- the prfH gene encoding peptide chain release factor H, whose protein sequence is MIRFPLRARARSSQCLTFVGDGGHFFSAPPAFLERLQSDTLTDVDMRFLAQEGHATSDRGDLGWMTHAYGIAQRLSEIILHLTSGSGPEECRWVVAQLAMAFAREAKEAGVACELVESHEGLPSSLLLQISGEGAATFVSGRVGTILWKGESRFRPHHKRRNWFVGVSIAPEADAITDLREEDIDYQAMRASGPGGQHVNKTDSAVRATHRPSGLVATAQEQRSQHANRKLAKLKLAMLIEDQRAHVQAKGRQAEWAVHKQLERGNPVRIYSGPHFIFKRTS, encoded by the coding sequence ATGATCCGCTTCCCACTCCGCGCTCGCGCACGGTCGTCGCAATGTCTGACGTTCGTCGGAGACGGGGGGCATTTCTTTTCGGCGCCGCCAGCATTTCTTGAACGCTTGCAGAGCGATACGCTTACCGACGTTGACATGCGATTTTTGGCTCAGGAAGGCCATGCCACCTCTGATCGGGGCGATCTGGGATGGATGACACATGCCTATGGGATAGCGCAGCGCTTGAGCGAAATCATCCTGCATCTGACTTCCGGCAGTGGGCCGGAGGAGTGCCGCTGGGTCGTTGCCCAGTTGGCCATGGCTTTCGCGCGGGAAGCGAAAGAGGCTGGCGTTGCCTGCGAACTGGTCGAAAGCCATGAAGGCCTGCCGTCTTCGCTCCTGCTTCAAATATCGGGTGAGGGCGCGGCGACCTTTGTATCCGGGCGTGTGGGCACGATCTTGTGGAAGGGCGAAAGCCGATTCCGGCCTCATCACAAGCGTCGCAACTGGTTCGTCGGCGTAAGCATCGCACCAGAAGCCGATGCGATTACCGATTTGCGAGAAGAGGATATCGACTATCAAGCAATGCGGGCCAGTGGCCCGGGCGGTCAGCATGTGAACAAGACCGACAGCGCTGTGCGTGCAACACATCGCCCCTCGGGCCTCGTCGCCACCGCCCAGGAACAACGATCCCAGCACGCCAACCGGAAACTGGCGAAGCTGAAGCTGGCGATGTTGATCGAGGATCAGCGGGCCCATGTGCAAGCCAAAGGGCGACAGGCAGAATGGGCTGTTCACAAACAATTGGAGCGCGGTAATCCCGTGCGGATCTATTCTGGTCCGCACTTCATCTTCAAACGCACATCATAG